The proteins below come from a single Salinilacihabitans rarus genomic window:
- a CDS encoding uS10/mL48 family ribosomal protein, giving the protein MTFVTRLTLQSGDRAALDGIVDDIKHTAERKGAALKGPHSHPPEKLSVPQHRRLHADDERMFPSWEYTVFTRELEIHGHDEFARRVAARDFPDSLHVEVEVEQIHGMGRGRN; this is encoded by the coding sequence ATGACCTTCGTCACCCGTCTCACGCTCCAGAGCGGCGATCGAGCCGCGCTCGACGGCATCGTCGACGACATCAAGCACACGGCCGAGCGCAAGGGGGCCGCGCTGAAAGGCCCGCACTCGCACCCGCCGGAGAAACTCAGCGTCCCCCAGCACCGCCGACTCCACGCCGACGACGAGCGGATGTTCCCCTCGTGGGAGTACACCGTCTTCACGCGCGAACTCGAGATCCACGGCCACGACGAGTTCGCTCGTAGGGTCGCCGCCCGCGACTTCCCCGACTCGCTGCACGTCGAGGTCGAGGTCGAACAGATCCACGGGATGGGGCGTGGCCGGAACTGA
- a CDS encoding amidohydrolase — MDDRLVALRRDLHRRPEPAWREFYTTARIVAELDSLGIEDLQLHVGPDALAGDHRLGVPEEAELAPWYERAREYDVDDEVLDALAGGYTGSVAVLDRGEGPTVGLRVDIDALPREEADDPEHVPAAEGFRSEHEGTMHACGHDAHATIGVGVLRRIAESDFEGTLKVFFQPAEEVVGGGKPMAESEHVADVDYLLALHVGLDHPTGEVVAGIGGFLAVSHLRATFHGESAHAGGRPEEGRNAIQALATAVQNCYAIPRHSDGATRINVGVVEGGVAPNIVAEEATLVAEVRGETTDLMEYMDERVRRTLRTAAEMHDCEVEIETGAEAPSATSDAELAGIVADVAGEVDGIETVLDRDDLGGSEDATYLMRAVQENGGRACYVGVGTDHPGGHHTATFDVDEATIGHGVAVLSGAIERIAAERP; from the coding sequence ATGGACGACCGACTCGTCGCGCTGCGGCGGGACCTCCACCGCAGACCGGAACCCGCCTGGCGCGAGTTCTACACCACCGCGCGGATCGTCGCGGAACTCGACTCCCTCGGGATCGAGGACCTGCAACTGCACGTCGGCCCGGACGCCCTCGCCGGCGACCACCGACTCGGCGTCCCCGAGGAGGCCGAACTCGCGCCGTGGTACGAGCGGGCCCGCGAGTACGACGTCGACGACGAGGTCCTCGACGCGCTGGCGGGGGGGTACACCGGTTCCGTGGCGGTCCTCGACCGCGGCGAGGGGCCGACGGTCGGCCTCCGGGTCGACATCGACGCCCTGCCGCGCGAGGAGGCAGACGACCCCGAGCACGTCCCCGCCGCGGAGGGCTTTCGCTCCGAACACGAGGGTACGATGCACGCCTGCGGCCACGACGCCCACGCGACGATCGGGGTCGGGGTCCTCCGGCGGATCGCCGAGAGCGACTTCGAGGGCACGCTGAAGGTGTTCTTCCAGCCCGCCGAGGAGGTCGTCGGCGGCGGCAAGCCGATGGCCGAGAGCGAACACGTCGCCGACGTCGACTACCTGCTCGCGCTCCACGTCGGCCTCGACCACCCGACCGGCGAGGTCGTCGCGGGAATCGGCGGCTTCCTCGCCGTCTCTCACCTCCGGGCGACGTTCCACGGGGAGTCCGCCCACGCGGGCGGCCGCCCCGAGGAGGGACGGAACGCGATCCAGGCGCTCGCGACCGCGGTGCAGAACTGCTACGCGATCCCGCGCCACTCCGACGGCGCGACGCGGATCAACGTCGGCGTCGTCGAGGGCGGCGTCGCCCCCAACATCGTCGCCGAGGAGGCCACCCTCGTCGCCGAGGTCCGCGGCGAGACGACCGACCTCATGGAGTACATGGACGAGCGCGTCCGCCGAACCCTCCGGACGGCCGCGGAGATGCACGACTGCGAGGTCGAGATCGAGACCGGCGCGGAGGCGCCGAGCGCGACGAGCGACGCGGAACTCGCCGGGATCGTCGCCGACGTCGCGGGCGAGGTCGACGGGATCGAGACGGTCCTCGACCGCGACGACCTCGGCGGCAGCGAGGACGCCACCTACCTGATGCGGGCGGTCCAGGAGAACGGGGGCCGCGCCTGCTACGTCGGCGTCGGCACCGACCACCCCGGCGGCCACCACACCGCCACGTTCGACGTCGACGAGGCGACCATCGGGCACGGGGTCGCGGTGCTCTCCGGGGCGATCGAACGGATCGCGGCGGAGCGGCCCTGA
- a CDS encoding LemA family protein codes for MVDYATVVLGFATAVGGYSAARYLGRVETTLLEASERCDRAWANVEVLLERRHDEVGSLIDLAVEHVEHEREVVRDLLEARERAIEAQHPPEAAAASVEVREALSDLYALADEVPELHSTDRFDDVRDAIRETEQRLENRREYYNEAVAAYNVRLRRFPERLFARRHGLEPREPFRASAAAREGVDVRERFARLDSAAVGRADGDRNDDADVGAGPASD; via the coding sequence ATGGTCGACTACGCGACGGTGGTGCTTGGGTTCGCGACGGCCGTCGGGGGCTACAGCGCCGCGCGGTATCTCGGGCGAGTCGAGACGACGCTGCTCGAAGCCAGCGAGCGTTGCGACCGCGCCTGGGCGAACGTCGAGGTACTGCTCGAACGCCGCCACGACGAGGTCGGGTCGCTGATCGACCTCGCGGTCGAACACGTCGAGCACGAGCGGGAGGTCGTCCGGGACCTCCTCGAAGCCCGCGAGCGGGCCATCGAGGCCCAGCACCCGCCGGAGGCCGCGGCGGCGAGCGTCGAGGTGCGGGAGGCGCTGTCGGACCTCTACGCGCTCGCCGACGAGGTGCCGGAACTGCACTCGACCGACCGGTTCGACGACGTACGCGACGCCATCCGGGAGACCGAGCAGCGACTGGAGAACCGCCGCGAGTACTACAACGAGGCCGTCGCGGCGTACAACGTGCGGCTCCGGCGGTTCCCCGAGCGGCTGTTCGCCCGTCGGCACGGCCTCGAACCCCGCGAGCCGTTCCGGGCGTCGGCGGCCGCCCGCGAGGGGGTCGACGTCCGCGAGCGGTTCGCGCGGCTCGATTCCGCCGCGGTTGGGCGAGCGGACGGCGACCGAAACGACGACGCCGACGTCGGCGCCGGCCCCGCCTCGGACTGA
- a CDS encoding geranylgeranyl reductase family protein produces MSVQERSAGAAAGETRSPDVVVVGAGTAGCYAAATVAREGYDVVVLERKTEEEAGHIACGDALKGADAFPDAIPKSQIEPAFTNTDVDHGRFEIPQEDTVLEIPVPGELAVIDRWEYGRRIIEGAGAAGAEFHYDTVVQDVLQGDGGRVTGVRATRNGEPREYEADLVVDAAGSLSLLQDKVDFSSSTFDTNVDYSQFCSAYREIVHVEEPVDWHDALVFKPTERAAGYLWYFPRTETEINAGLGFQMTEEPMKLVEDLKRDLREREEFRGARVEDKLGAALPTRRPYDSAVHPGFVAVGDAAGHVNPTTGGGIAGAAYAGKYAAEQAVEALETGDPSEETLWRYNERVMDHFGARYAALDVYNVLSTAVDVDDLMGLLAALPGDKLAEALYSGSTDVGWKLKLESLLKSRGHWGTIWTLYRTKRRADEILAHYEAYPSSPDGLAAWRRERDDLMERVYETTGAEPKY; encoded by the coding sequence ATGAGCGTCCAGGAACGGTCGGCCGGCGCCGCGGCGGGCGAGACGCGATCGCCCGACGTGGTCGTCGTCGGCGCAGGGACGGCAGGTTGTTACGCGGCCGCGACGGTCGCCCGCGAGGGGTACGACGTGGTCGTCCTCGAACGAAAGACCGAGGAGGAAGCCGGGCACATCGCCTGCGGCGACGCGCTAAAGGGCGCGGACGCCTTCCCCGACGCGATCCCGAAGTCACAGATCGAACCCGCGTTCACGAACACGGACGTCGATCACGGCCGCTTCGAGATCCCACAGGAGGACACCGTCCTCGAAATTCCGGTGCCGGGCGAACTCGCAGTGATCGACCGCTGGGAGTACGGCCGGCGGATCATCGAGGGGGCCGGAGCCGCCGGCGCCGAGTTCCACTACGACACCGTCGTCCAGGACGTACTCCAGGGCGACGGCGGCCGCGTCACCGGCGTGCGCGCGACCCGGAACGGCGAGCCCCGCGAGTACGAGGCCGACCTCGTGGTCGACGCCGCCGGGTCGCTCTCGCTGCTGCAGGACAAGGTCGACTTCTCCTCGTCGACGTTCGACACGAACGTCGACTACTCGCAGTTCTGCTCGGCCTACCGCGAGATCGTTCACGTCGAGGAGCCGGTCGACTGGCACGACGCGCTCGTGTTCAAGCCGACCGAGCGCGCGGCGGGCTACCTCTGGTACTTCCCGCGCACCGAGACCGAGATCAACGCCGGTCTGGGCTTCCAGATGACCGAGGAGCCGATGAAACTCGTCGAGGACCTCAAACGCGACCTCCGCGAGCGCGAGGAGTTCCGCGGCGCGCGCGTCGAGGACAAACTCGGCGCGGCGCTCCCGACGCGCCGGCCGTACGACTCGGCGGTCCACCCCGGGTTCGTCGCCGTCGGCGACGCCGCCGGCCACGTCAACCCGACCACGGGCGGCGGCATCGCGGGCGCCGCCTACGCCGGGAAGTACGCCGCCGAACAGGCCGTCGAGGCCCTGGAGACGGGCGACCCGAGCGAGGAGACCCTCTGGCGGTACAACGAGCGCGTGATGGACCACTTCGGCGCGCGCTACGCCGCCCTCGACGTCTACAACGTCCTCTCGACGGCGGTCGACGTCGACGACCTGATGGGGCTGCTGGCGGCGCTGCCCGGCGACAAACTCGCCGAGGCGCTGTACTCCGGCAGCACCGACGTCGGCTGGAAGCTCAAGCTGGAGTCGCTGCTGAAGAGCCGCGGCCACTGGGGGACGATCTGGACCCTCTACCGGACGAAGCGCCGCGCCGACGAGATCCTCGCCCACTACGAGGCGTATCCGTCGAGCCCCGACGGCCTCGCCGCCTGGCGGCGCGAGCGCGACGACCTGATGGAGCGGGTCTACGAGACGACCGGAGCCGAGCCGAAGTACTAG
- a CDS encoding 2Fe-2S iron-sulfur cluster-binding protein has product MTEYTVEFVGTGESITCSDKETILSRCLEEGIAQEYSCRVGMCLACSAEIVEGEVTQPAARGLTAAEAENYALTCMARPRSDLKLERGKYPPSIEADLEAAADGEPAAADD; this is encoded by the coding sequence ATGACGGAGTACACGGTCGAGTTCGTCGGCACCGGGGAGAGCATCACGTGCTCGGACAAGGAGACGATCCTCAGTCGCTGCCTCGAGGAGGGGATCGCACAGGAGTACTCCTGCCGCGTCGGGATGTGTCTGGCGTGTTCGGCGGAGATCGTCGAGGGCGAGGTCACCCAGCCGGCCGCCCGCGGGCTCACCGCGGCGGAAGCCGAGAACTACGCTCTCACGTGCATGGCCCGCCCACGGTCGGACCTCAAACTCGAACGCGGGAAGTACCCACCGAGCATCGAGGCCGACCTCGAGGCCGCGGCCGACGGTGAACCGGCCGCCGCGGACGACTGA
- the ftsZ gene encoding cell division protein FtsZ yields the protein MDSIVEDAIDEAEAAEAEEFPAGGEPAGDGPSGTMTDDELLDVLDELQTDITVVGCGGAGGNTVDRMQEEGIHGAKLVAANTDVQHLVEIDADTKILMGEQKTGGRGAGSLPQVGEEAALESQQDIYDAIEGSDMVFVTAGLGGGTGTGSAPVVAKAARESGALTISIVTTPFTAEGEVRRTNAEAGLERLRDVSDTVIVVPNDRLLDSVGKLPVRQAFKVSDEVLMRSVKGITELITKPGLVNLDFADVRTVMERGGVAMIGLGESDSEAKAEDSVKTALRSPLLDVDISGANSALVNVTGGNDMSIEEAEGVVEEIYDRIDPDARIIWGTSINENLEGSMRTMIVVTGVESPQIYGRPEGEAVQPQGSDIDFVN from the coding sequence ATGGACTCCATTGTCGAAGACGCCATCGACGAGGCCGAGGCCGCGGAGGCCGAGGAGTTCCCCGCCGGCGGAGAACCGGCGGGAGACGGCCCGTCGGGGACGATGACCGACGACGAACTGCTCGACGTGCTCGACGAGCTACAGACCGACATCACGGTCGTCGGCTGCGGGGGCGCCGGCGGCAACACCGTCGACCGGATGCAGGAGGAGGGCATCCACGGCGCGAAACTCGTCGCCGCCAACACGGACGTCCAGCACCTCGTCGAGATCGACGCCGACACGAAGATCCTGATGGGCGAGCAAAAGACCGGCGGCCGGGGGGCCGGCTCGCTCCCGCAGGTCGGCGAGGAGGCCGCCCTCGAGAGCCAGCAGGACATCTACGACGCCATCGAGGGCTCGGACATGGTGTTCGTCACCGCCGGGCTGGGCGGCGGCACCGGCACCGGCTCCGCGCCCGTCGTCGCCAAGGCCGCCCGCGAGTCCGGCGCGCTGACGATTTCGATCGTCACGACGCCCTTTACCGCGGAGGGCGAGGTCCGCCGGACGAACGCCGAGGCCGGCCTCGAACGGCTGCGTGACGTCTCCGACACGGTGATCGTCGTCCCGAACGACCGCCTGCTCGACTCCGTCGGCAAACTCCCCGTCCGGCAGGCGTTCAAGGTCAGCGACGAGGTGCTGATGCGCTCGGTGAAAGGCATCACGGAACTGATCACGAAACCCGGCCTCGTCAACCTCGACTTCGCCGACGTCCGCACGGTCATGGAACGGGGCGGCGTCGCCATGATCGGCCTCGGCGAGTCCGACTCCGAGGCGAAAGCCGAGGACTCGGTCAAGACGGCGCTTCGCTCGCCGCTGCTCGACGTCGACATCTCCGGCGCCAACTCCGCGCTGGTCAACGTCACCGGCGGCAACGACATGTCCATCGAGGAGGCCGAGGGCGTCGTCGAGGAGATCTACGACCGGATCGACCCCGACGCGCGTATCATCTGGGGGACCTCGATCAACGAGAACCTCGAAGGGAGCATGCGCACGATGATCGTCGTCACCGGCGTCGAGTCGCCCCAGATCTACGGCCGCCCGGAGGGGGAGGCCGTCCAGCCACAGGGAAGCGACATCGACTTCGTCAACTGA
- a CDS encoding D-aminoacyl-tRNA deacylase — MIAIVESRADRVSGHICESLRDLADWERREDPSRPDGDGGGTYYRTDGFELRSFDARHIYLERPAEAFDADPDLLVFASRHAGDTGALLTGHFTGNFGPAEFGGEDAALAEPAPNALARLVEAFDEYAPPGYDVGMECTHHGPTDVGCPSLFAELGSDDEHWDDPAGAEAVARAILDLRGVETHRERTIVGFGGNHYVPRFGRIVRETPWTVGHVAADWALDAMGDPAVNRDVVAYAFEASGADLAVVDGDYPDIEAVVEDLGYRVASETWLREVGDRPLDLVAAVEADLGAVVDGVRFGEARADADAFAVVDLPEELVATAEGIDAEATWAAVASHAIAFETRNGASRVGDRAALPDRGALDDVVEALAAVLDGKYDAVRVEDDAVVAEETAFDPDLAREAGVPHGPKFGALAEGDAVTVDGDTVRPEDVTVERTRRFPT, encoded by the coding sequence ATGATCGCGATCGTCGAAAGCCGTGCCGACCGCGTGTCGGGCCACATCTGCGAGTCCCTCCGCGACCTCGCCGACTGGGAGCGCCGCGAGGACCCCTCCCGGCCGGACGGCGACGGCGGCGGCACCTACTACCGCACCGACGGCTTCGAACTCCGCTCGTTCGACGCGCGCCACATCTACCTCGAACGGCCCGCGGAAGCGTTCGACGCCGACCCCGACCTGCTGGTGTTCGCCTCCCGGCACGCCGGCGACACCGGCGCCCTGCTCACGGGCCACTTCACGGGCAACTTCGGCCCCGCGGAGTTCGGCGGCGAGGACGCCGCGTTGGCCGAACCGGCCCCGAACGCGCTGGCCCGGCTGGTCGAGGCGTTCGACGAGTACGCGCCGCCGGGCTACGACGTGGGGATGGAGTGTACCCACCACGGCCCCACCGACGTCGGCTGTCCGTCGCTGTTCGCCGAACTCGGCAGCGACGACGAACACTGGGACGACCCCGCGGGCGCCGAGGCCGTCGCCCGGGCGATCCTCGACCTGCGCGGCGTCGAGACCCACCGCGAGCGAACGATCGTCGGCTTCGGCGGCAACCACTACGTCCCGCGGTTCGGGCGGATCGTCCGCGAGACGCCGTGGACCGTCGGCCACGTCGCGGCCGACTGGGCGCTCGACGCGATGGGCGACCCCGCGGTGAACCGGGACGTCGTCGCGTACGCCTTCGAGGCCAGCGGGGCCGACCTCGCGGTGGTCGACGGCGACTACCCCGACATCGAGGCCGTCGTCGAGGACCTCGGCTACCGGGTCGCAAGCGAGACGTGGCTCCGCGAGGTCGGCGACCGGCCGCTCGACCTCGTCGCGGCCGTCGAGGCCGACCTCGGCGCCGTCGTCGACGGCGTGCGGTTCGGCGAGGCCCGCGCGGACGCGGACGCGTTCGCGGTCGTCGACCTCCCCGAGGAACTGGTCGCGACCGCCGAGGGGATCGACGCCGAGGCGACGTGGGCGGCGGTCGCCTCGCACGCGATCGCCTTCGAGACGCGCAACGGGGCGAGTCGCGTCGGCGACCGCGCGGCCCTCCCCGACCGCGGGGCGCTGGACGACGTCGTCGAGGCGCTGGCGGCGGTCCTCGACGGGAAGTACGACGCCGTCCGGGTCGAGGACGACGCCGTGGTCGCCGAGGAGACGGCGTTCGACCCGGACCTCGCGCGCGAGGCGGGCGTCCCGCACGGGCCGAAGTTCGGCGCGCTCGCGGAGGGCGACGCCGTCACGGTCGACGGCGACACCGTCCGCCCCGAGGACGTGACCGTCGAGCGGACGCGGCGGTTCCCGACCTGA
- a CDS encoding sodium:calcium antiporter, with protein sequence MASSLRHPLFAVVVAVSLTVPWLALWTTGTAEALSTGVTVLLTGIAILGAAFLLAWAAETAEKDVPRSFAIAVLAVLAVAPEYAVDALYAWTAGAQAGTERGIEAGNLAIANMTGANRILIGLGWSAIALFTLRRSLKVADVSVRHRDGVLADSVVLDRGIAIEILFLGMATVWAFFIPLMGGIDILDTIVLVGLYVLYIAIILKAGVEVEEEHIGVPAYLQTYARPKRVATVIGLFAYSGVMLLLAVEAFAHGLEGLGVDYGIPKFFMIQWVAPLASESPELIVVAVLVLKSRSTAGFNALISSKLNQWTLLIGTLAVVYSLGLGQYGVLEFEYKQALEIWLTAAQSFFALAILVNFEISGREAVALLALFSSQVTIEFLLLRVLPVANPEVLSHQSLLAFTAVYVLLGTALFVHRRRAIAELMTVAGATAQQAIGRAPTPEAD encoded by the coding sequence ATGGCCAGCAGCCTTCGCCACCCGCTGTTCGCCGTCGTCGTCGCCGTCTCGTTGACGGTCCCGTGGCTAGCCCTCTGGACGACCGGGACGGCCGAGGCGCTCTCGACGGGCGTGACCGTCCTCCTCACCGGTATCGCGATCCTGGGGGCGGCGTTCCTGCTCGCCTGGGCGGCCGAGACCGCCGAGAAGGACGTCCCGCGGTCGTTCGCCATCGCGGTGCTCGCGGTGCTCGCGGTCGCCCCCGAGTACGCCGTCGACGCGCTCTACGCGTGGACCGCCGGGGCCCAGGCCGGCACCGAGCGCGGGATCGAGGCCGGCAACCTCGCCATCGCGAACATGACCGGAGCGAACCGCATCCTGATCGGCCTCGGCTGGTCGGCGATCGCCCTCTTTACCCTCCGGCGTTCGCTGAAGGTCGCGGACGTCTCGGTCCGCCACCGCGACGGCGTCCTCGCCGACTCGGTGGTGCTCGACCGGGGCATCGCGATCGAGATCCTCTTTCTGGGGATGGCGACGGTCTGGGCCTTCTTCATCCCGCTGATGGGCGGGATCGACATTCTGGACACGATCGTCCTCGTCGGCCTCTACGTCCTCTACATCGCAATTATCCTCAAGGCGGGCGTCGAGGTCGAAGAGGAGCACATCGGCGTGCCGGCGTACCTCCAGACGTACGCGCGGCCAAAGCGCGTCGCGACCGTGATCGGGCTGTTCGCCTACTCCGGTGTGATGTTGCTGCTCGCCGTCGAGGCGTTCGCCCACGGCCTCGAAGGACTCGGCGTCGACTACGGCATCCCGAAGTTCTTCATGATCCAGTGGGTCGCGCCGCTGGCCAGCGAGTCGCCCGAACTCATCGTCGTCGCGGTGCTCGTGCTGAAGTCGCGGTCGACCGCGGGGTTCAACGCCCTCATCTCCTCGAAACTCAACCAGTGGACGCTGCTGATCGGGACGCTCGCGGTCGTCTACTCGCTCGGCCTCGGCCAGTACGGCGTCCTCGAGTTCGAGTACAAACAGGCACTCGAAATCTGGCTGACCGCCGCCCAGTCGTTCTTCGCGCTGGCGATCCTCGTCAACTTCGAAATCTCCGGCCGCGAGGCGGTCGCGTTGCTCGCGCTCTTTAGCTCGCAGGTCACCATCGAGTTCCTGTTGTTGCGCGTGTTGCCCGTGGCGAACCCGGAGGTCCTGAGCCACCAGTCGCTGCTCGCGTTCACGGCCGTGTACGTCCTGCTCGGGACGGCCCTGTTCGTCCACCGCCGCCGCGCTATCGCCGAACTGATGACGGTTGCGGGCGCAACTGCCCAACAGGCGATCGGCCGCGCGCCGACGCCGGAGGCCGATTGA
- a CDS encoding calcium/sodium antiporter, which translates to MLPDVALHLLLLAGGVVALYGGAELLVAGAGRLAIGIGLRAATVGVTVIAFATTAPELFVATIGALDVSTDVGLGAIVGSNVANVGLVLGLSALIRPLSISDAAMRRHVPFMVLAALLLLGFAVDGRIGRLEGAVFLLVLSAFTAYLVYSLNANPAPLPDHPEAGDGASARDVALVLAGLVALVIGSRWLVRGGTGLLLGMGFSELFVGLTVLALGTSLPELAASAVGALRGETSFAVGNVVGSNIYNVLAVLGLVALIVPISVSPSTVRFELPAMVAFTLVLVAMMRWGRELSRRDGAILVGGYAVFVYLLFP; encoded by the coding sequence ATGCTCCCCGACGTCGCCCTGCACCTCCTGTTGCTGGCCGGGGGCGTCGTCGCGCTCTACGGCGGCGCCGAGTTGCTCGTCGCCGGTGCGGGTCGCCTCGCGATCGGCATCGGCCTGCGGGCCGCGACCGTGGGCGTGACCGTCATCGCGTTCGCGACGACCGCCCCCGAACTGTTCGTCGCGACGATCGGCGCGCTCGACGTCTCGACCGACGTCGGCCTCGGCGCGATCGTCGGCTCGAACGTCGCGAACGTGGGGCTCGTCCTCGGCCTCTCCGCGCTGATCCGGCCGCTGTCGATCAGCGACGCCGCCATGCGCCGGCACGTCCCGTTCATGGTGCTCGCGGCGCTGCTGTTGCTCGGGTTCGCCGTGGACGGCCGGATCGGCCGCCTCGAAGGGGCCGTGTTCCTGCTCGTCCTCTCGGCGTTCACCGCCTACCTCGTCTACTCGCTCAACGCGAACCCCGCACCGCTCCCGGACCACCCCGAGGCGGGCGACGGCGCCTCCGCCCGGGACGTGGCGCTCGTGCTCGCGGGGCTGGTCGCGCTCGTGATCGGCTCCCGGTGGCTCGTCCGCGGGGGGACGGGGCTGTTGCTCGGGATGGGCTTCTCCGAACTGTTCGTCGGCCTCACCGTCCTCGCGCTCGGCACCTCGCTGCCCGAACTCGCGGCCTCGGCCGTCGGCGCGCTCCGCGGCGAGACGTCGTTCGCCGTCGGCAACGTCGTCGGCTCGAACATCTACAACGTCCTCGCGGTGCTGGGGCTCGTCGCGCTGATCGTCCCCATCTCCGTCTCGCCGAGCACCGTCCGGTTCGAACTGCCCGCGATGGTCGCGTTCACCCTCGTCCTCGTCGCGATGATGCGATGGGGCCGCGAACTGTCGCGGCGCGACGGCGCGATCCTCGTCGGCGGCTACGCGGTCTTCGTCTACCTGCTGTTCCCCTGA
- a CDS encoding shikimate dehydrogenase has product MQVYGLVGNPVGHSLSPPMHEAAYDELGLDARYVTFEPDPDALAAALRGADALGIRGLNVTIPFKRDALELVEPDALAARIGAVNTVDLSGAEATGHNTDAAGAIRALRDHDVALDGADAVVVGAGGAGRAVAFGLSDAGASVSVANRTVVTARDLADEVPGAAGHDLVALPDLLADADVLVNATSVGMEEDASPVPAEALHGDLAVLDAVYRPLETRLLRDAREAGARTVDGAWMLLYQGVEAFERWTGERAPVDVMNETLRSRL; this is encoded by the coding sequence ATGCAGGTCTACGGACTCGTCGGCAACCCGGTCGGCCACTCGCTGTCGCCGCCGATGCACGAGGCGGCGTACGACGAACTGGGCCTCGACGCCCGCTACGTCACCTTCGAACCCGACCCCGACGCCCTCGCTGCCGCCCTCCGCGGCGCCGACGCGCTCGGGATTCGAGGGCTGAACGTCACCATCCCGTTCAAGCGCGACGCCCTCGAACTGGTGGAACCGGACGCCCTCGCCGCCCGCATCGGCGCGGTGAACACGGTCGACCTCTCGGGGGCCGAGGCGACCGGCCACAACACCGACGCCGCCGGCGCGATCCGCGCGCTGCGGGACCACGACGTCGCGCTCGACGGCGCGGACGCGGTCGTCGTCGGCGCCGGCGGCGCCGGGCGGGCCGTCGCGTTCGGCCTGTCCGACGCCGGGGCCTCGGTCTCGGTCGCCAACCGGACCGTCGTGACGGCCCGCGACCTCGCCGACGAGGTGCCGGGCGCGGCGGGCCACGACCTCGTGGCGCTGCCGGACCTGCTCGCGGACGCCGACGTGCTGGTCAACGCGACCAGCGTCGGGATGGAGGAGGACGCCTCGCCGGTGCCCGCCGAGGCGCTACACGGCGACCTCGCGGTGCTGGACGCGGTCTACCGGCCGCTGGAGACGCGGCTGCTCCGGGACGCCCGCGAGGCGGGCGCGCGGACGGTCGACGGCGCGTGGATGCTGCTCTACCAGGGCGTCGAGGCGTTCGAGCGGTGGACGGGCGAGCGAGCGCCGGTCGACGTGATGAACGAGACGCTCCGTTCGCGGCTGTGA